A section of the Paracoccaceae bacterium genome encodes:
- the msrA gene encoding peptide-methionine (S)-S-oxide reductase MsrA produces MTHALLKPILFALALLAGPILATPAEAAERRSIVLAGGCFWCIEADFEKVRGVKGVVSGYSGGGVANPTYKQVVRGGTGHREVVRVTYDPDQVSLERLLHMFFRSVDPTDAGGQFCDRGKSYSTAIYVANGAEKAIAQAAKAQAAKDLGRKIVTPIIGAKPFYPAEEYHQNYYRGKGIVVTRRGPKSKANAYKFYRKACGRDARVRQLWGSAAPFAS; encoded by the coding sequence GTTCGCGCTTGCCTTGCTTGCAGGCCCAATCCTTGCCACACCCGCCGAGGCCGCCGAACGGCGCAGCATCGTCCTTGCCGGCGGTTGCTTCTGGTGTATCGAGGCTGATTTTGAGAAAGTGCGCGGCGTCAAAGGCGTCGTATCGGGCTATTCCGGCGGCGGCGTCGCAAACCCGACCTACAAACAAGTCGTGCGCGGCGGAACCGGCCACCGAGAGGTCGTGCGCGTGACTTATGACCCGGATCAGGTCAGCCTGGAACGGCTGTTGCACATGTTCTTCCGCAGCGTCGATCCGACCGATGCCGGGGGTCAGTTCTGTGACCGGGGCAAAAGCTATTCCACAGCGATATATGTCGCCAACGGCGCGGAAAAGGCGATTGCGCAGGCAGCCAAAGCACAGGCCGCGAAAGACCTGGGCCGCAAGATCGTTACCCCGATTATTGGCGCAAAGCCGTTTTATCCGGCCGAGGAATACCACCAGAATTATTACCGCGGCAAAGGTATCGTCGTGACGCGCCGTGGCCCGAAATCAAAAGCCAACGCCTATAAGTTCTATCGCAAGGCCTGTGGTCGCGATGCACGCGTCAGGCAGCTTTGGGGCAGCGCCGCGCCCTTCGCATCGTGA
- the mutS gene encoding DNA mismatch repair protein MutS, which yields MMAQYLTIKADHADALLFYRMGDFYEMFFDDAVAAAGALDIALTKRGKHGGEDIPMCGVPHHAAEGYFLTLIRKGFRVAVCEQMEDPAEAKKRGSKSVVRREVVRLVTPGTLTEDSLLDARSANLLAAWTEVRGSAALAWCDMSTGELSVCPCPQVRLGADLARLRPRELLTSDAQYPDLAEVAEEQGVALTPLARASFDSTGARDRLQDLYSVDTLDAFGAFERAEVAAMGAIAEYLLLTQKGKHPRLLPPKREAADSAVQIDAATRANLELTRSLSGGRDGSLVAAIDRTVTAGGARLLDRRLSGPSRDLDVIRARHDAIACWVENPALSANLRSALKQVSDLDRSLSRLALDRGGPRDLAAVRDTARVASEIAVLIGDIALPDLLDRARAALIGHDELQDLLDIALIAEPPLLARDGGFVAAGYGGELDEARKLRDEGRGVIAGMQSDYAAETGVASLKIKHNNVLGYFIETTATHAEKMLTPPLSDRFIHRQTTANAVRFTTLDLSELETRILNAGGRALEIEKRIYVMLAASVLEHSEVLGDLSAALAEFDVATALGDLAIAENWCRPVVDDSRAFEITAGRHPVVERALRRQSGAAFIANDCDLTADGGAAIRLLTGPNMAGKSTWLRQNALIALLAQAGCYVPASSAHIGLVSQIFSRVGASDDLARGRSTFMVEMVETAAILNQADERALVILDEIGRGTATYDGLSIAWATLEHLHEVNRCRALFATHYHEMTALADRLTGVENATVAVREWEGEVIFLHEVRKGAADRSYGVQVAKLAGLPDAVVSRAREVLTALEAGEREGAAKPKALIDDLPLFAATPAPAVASTAPNALNDRLDDILPDELSPKEALDLIYELKMLSNSKG from the coding sequence ATGATGGCGCAATACCTGACCATCAAGGCGGATCACGCCGATGCGCTGCTGTTTTATCGCATGGGCGACTTTTACGAGATGTTCTTTGACGATGCCGTGGCGGCAGCAGGCGCATTGGACATTGCCCTGACCAAACGCGGCAAACATGGTGGCGAAGACATTCCGATGTGCGGCGTGCCGCACCACGCCGCCGAGGGCTATTTCCTGACCCTGATCCGCAAGGGATTTCGCGTCGCGGTGTGCGAACAGATGGAAGATCCGGCCGAGGCCAAGAAACGTGGTTCCAAATCCGTTGTGCGCCGCGAAGTCGTGCGATTGGTTACACCGGGAACACTCACCGAAGACTCCCTGTTGGACGCCCGAAGCGCCAATCTGCTGGCCGCCTGGACCGAGGTGCGCGGATCGGCGGCCCTGGCCTGGTGCGATATGTCCACCGGAGAGCTTTCCGTCTGCCCCTGCCCGCAGGTCCGCCTGGGGGCTGATCTGGCAAGGCTTCGTCCGCGCGAATTGCTAACCTCGGACGCGCAATATCCCGATCTGGCCGAAGTGGCAGAAGAACAGGGGGTGGCACTGACCCCGCTGGCACGGGCGAGTTTTGACAGCACCGGGGCCAGGGACCGGCTGCAGGATCTCTACAGCGTCGATACACTCGACGCATTCGGCGCATTTGAACGGGCCGAGGTCGCGGCAATGGGCGCGATTGCCGAATATCTTCTGCTGACCCAGAAAGGCAAACATCCCCGCCTGCTACCCCCAAAGCGCGAGGCCGCAGATAGCGCCGTTCAGATTGATGCGGCCACCCGCGCAAATCTGGAACTGACCCGAAGCCTGTCGGGCGGGCGCGACGGTTCACTGGTCGCCGCCATCGACCGGACAGTAACGGCAGGAGGCGCACGGCTGCTGGATAGGCGTCTGTCTGGCCCATCGCGCGATCTTGACGTGATCCGGGCCAGACATGATGCCATCGCATGTTGGGTTGAAAACCCGGCCCTTTCGGCAAATCTGCGCAGCGCATTGAAACAGGTTTCAGACCTTGATCGGTCGCTGTCACGCCTGGCCCTGGACAGGGGCGGACCACGCGATCTGGCTGCGGTGCGCGATACCGCGCGGGTCGCCTCGGAAATTGCTGTGCTGATTGGAGATATCGCACTGCCGGACCTGTTGGACCGGGCGCGCGCCGCCTTGATCGGGCATGACGAATTGCAGGATCTCCTCGACATTGCGCTGATTGCGGAACCGCCTTTGCTCGCGCGCGACGGCGGCTTTGTCGCCGCAGGGTATGGCGGAGAATTGGACGAGGCGCGCAAACTGCGTGACGAAGGGCGCGGTGTGATTGCCGGGATGCAATCGGATTATGCCGCCGAAACCGGCGTTGCCTCGCTGAAGATCAAGCACAACAACGTGCTGGGATATTTTATCGAAACCACCGCCACCCATGCCGAAAAGATGCTCACCCCGCCACTGAGCGACCGGTTCATTCATCGCCAGACCACCGCCAATGCGGTGCGGTTCACGACGCTGGACCTGTCGGAACTGGAAACCCGGATCCTTAACGCCGGGGGCCGCGCCCTGGAGATTGAAAAGCGTATTTACGTAATGTTGGCGGCATCGGTTCTGGAGCACTCGGAAGTGCTGGGCGATCTGTCTGCCGCGCTTGCCGAATTTGACGTGGCCACTGCCCTTGGCGATCTGGCGATTGCGGAAAACTGGTGCCGCCCGGTGGTGGACGACAGCCGCGCGTTCGAAATCACGGCAGGGCGGCACCCGGTTGTGGAACGCGCCCTGCGCCGCCAATCAGGGGCGGCTTTCATCGCCAATGATTGTGACCTGACCGCCGATGGCGGTGCAGCGATCCGTCTGCTGACCGGTCCGAATATGGCGGGCAAGTCGACGTGGCTGCGCCAGAACGCGCTGATCGCCCTGCTGGCGCAGGCCGGGTGTTATGTGCCCGCGTCGTCGGCCCATATCGGACTGGTCAGCCAGATTTTCAGCCGGGTCGGGGCCTCGGACGATCTGGCGCGGGGCCGTTCGACCTTTATGGTCGAGATGGTGGAAACCGCAGCGATCCTGAACCAGGCCGATGAACGCGCGCTGGTGATCCTTGACGAGATTGGGCGCGGCACCGCTACCTATGACGGGCTGTCGATTGCCTGGGCAACGCTTGAGCATCTGCACGAGGTGAACCGCTGCCGCGCGCTGTTTGCCACGCATTATCACGAAATGACCGCCCTGGCGGATCGGCTGACGGGTGTTGAAAACGCCACTGTCGCGGTCCGCGAATGGGAGGGCGAGGTCATCTTCCTGCACGAGGTCAGAAAAGGCGCGGCTGACCGATCCTATGGTGTTCAGGTTGCAAAACTCGCCGGATTGCCGGACGCCGTGGTCAGCCGCGCGCGCGAGGTTCTGACCGCGCTGGAAGCCGGCGAACGTGAGGGCGCCGCAAAGCCAAAAGCGCTGATCGACGACCTGCCGCTGTTCGCCGCAACACCGGCACCCGCAGTGGCATCGACGGCACCGAATGCACTAAATGATCGGTTGGACGACATTCTGCCCGATGAATTGAGCCCAAAAGAAGCACTTGATTTGATCTATGAATTGAAAATGCTGTCAAATTCCAAGGGCTAA
- the grpE gene encoding nucleotide exchange factor GrpE, protein MLAEAIEAEAANDAPSDDEAESEVAASEDKTVSLAPDPADASDDPEEAAADAAEIAEEIETLRNERDDMRDRFMRALADAENARKRGERDRREAEQYGGSKLSRDMLPVHDNLKRALDAARDAAGEKPEGDTKALIEGVELTMRELLSVFGKHGVRPVSPDVGGKFDPQIHQAMFEAPVPGTKAGEIIQVMADGFMLHDRLLRPAQVGVSSTPKS, encoded by the coding sequence ATGCTGGCCGAAGCGATCGAGGCTGAGGCAGCGAATGATGCACCCTCAGATGACGAGGCGGAGTCAGAGGTCGCCGCATCCGAAGACAAGACCGTATCACTGGCACCTGATCCAGCTGATGCATCTGACGACCCCGAAGAAGCCGCCGCCGATGCTGCTGAAATCGCGGAAGAGATCGAGACGCTGCGCAATGAACGCGACGACATGCGCGACCGCTTCATGCGTGCCCTGGCTGATGCTGAAAACGCCCGCAAACGGGGTGAGCGGGATCGCCGCGAGGCGGAACAATACGGCGGCTCCAAACTGTCGCGCGATATGCTGCCGGTCCATGACAATCTGAAAAGAGCGCTGGATGCGGCACGCGACGCAGCAGGTGAAAAGCCCGAGGGCGACACAAAGGCCCTGATCGAAGGGGTTGAACTGACGATGCGCGAACTGCTGTCGGTTTTCGGCAAGCATGGCGTGCGCCCCGTCTCGCCCGATGTTGGCGGCAAGTTTGACCCGCAAATTCATCAGGCCATGTTCGAGGCCCCGGTGCCGGGAACGAAAGCCGGAGAGATCATCCAGGTCATGGCCGACGGCTTCATGCTGCATGATCGCCTGCTGCGCCCGGCGCAGGTCGGCGTTAGCTCGACACCGAAAAGCTAA